GACGGCAATTTCACTTTCGCCGTAATCGCTGATGATGGTCTTGCGATTATAGCCATTTCGGCTGTTACCGGAGTTGTTTCCTTCAATGCTGTTTTTTTCATACCCCAGATGGTCTTGCATCTCTGCTTCCAGCATCTG
This genomic stretch from Desulfitobacterium chlororespirans DSM 11544 harbors:
- a CDS encoding transposase translates to MELVNLLMQDCQSTGDIQSKLKRLFAGTIEQMLEAEMQDHLGYEKNSIEGNNSGNSRNGYNRKTIISDYGESEIAV